One Setaria italica strain Yugu1 chromosome II, Setaria_italica_v2.0, whole genome shotgun sequence DNA segment encodes these proteins:
- the LOC101767652 gene encoding putative disease resistance protein RGA4 — protein MAEVLATMVVGPLLSMVKEKASSYLLDQYKVMEGMEEQHKLLKRKLPAVLDVIADAEEQAAKHREGAKAWLEEVRTVAYKANDVLDEFKYEALRRKAKAEGHYKALGMDVIKLFPSHNRFVFRYKMANRLCMILQEIDVLIAEMNAFRFKFKPQPQMLMQWRQTDACIPTESVDIASKSRAQETKDLVHQLLESSKDRLLAGASSKDLMVLPIVGMGGLGKTTLAQLVYNDTEIKKHFELRLWVCVSDDFDVDSLANKIVKENGCEASGSSSALDNLQKAVSGKRYLLVLDDVWNRDEPSKWERLKSYLQHGGSGSSVLTTTRDEAVAKLMMGTTEGAYKLGSLDEESLGKIIKARAFGSKQPGELVNMVGKVAKRCAGSPLVATALGSLLGTKTSKQEWEDVLNGSTICDEENGILPVLKLSYNCLPSYMRQCFAFCAMFPKDYEIDVQMLIHLWMANGFIPEQSKVCPETFGERIFIELKSRSFFQDLKNVPFDDKYSIYKNGNKHRYCSRITCKIHDLMHDVAQSAMGEECAAIATHPSEKEDVLRSARHLYLSIRQPQTLLNASQEKGSPAFQTLICDGYVGDLKILSKYNSIRALKIVCGSILRPKYLHHLRYLDLSESFFEALPEDISILYHLQTLNLSYCDRLKRLPKQLKYLTGLRHLYTHGCGKLKSMPPELGRLTSLQTLTYFVAGADGSGCSNLGELQNSDLGGTLKLSKLENVTGADAQADAEAAGLGKKKKLTELELCWTDSDQEAQNNNHKEVVEGLKPHDELKALRINHCGSRTFPTWMNTLKGMVNLKLFHCKKLEELPALWELPALQILGLEGLESLHCLCSGGTTLWEFTFPKLKVLTLLEMAKFEAWWETHEVQGEEPIFPKVEELEIKECKSLTALPKAASVITELSGGVNTKCRSAFPALRKMTLGGLNMFERWEAGEGTPGEEVTFPQLEELSIWSCGSLSALSKGPLLAKQPFGGAETATVCHYIKKKIPFWYNARTRPTSRSAFPALRKLRLSDLSALERWGAAEGTPGEEVTFPLLEDLEIRGCPKLTDLPEAPNLSELSMRKGCYQQQISLQAASRFIPSLSRLGLDVSPDDTETTLLNVKKKLNGTLALAAMGLGRCDLFFSSRSSALALWTCFAQLVDLEIRYCDALVYWPENVFQVLVCLRNLKISRCIKLTGCTQASDEQSAPASQHGGLLPCLESLEIENCESLVEVPILPASLKKLYIRSCSSNVGSIVFGHPEDTRLLSAEGVVRPKTSSLIPGCNSSEATASTAVLKLSSAANHHFLPFPCLESLYIDYCSGLSEVANLPPSIKTLYICECGKLQSFSGDLRLLEELTLCRCKRLVSLPDGPQAYSSLRVLRIIQDGIKLLPPSLHSRLGYLEVKRLDDRHEEPTWKRSIRKLVCSK, from the exons ATGGCTGAGGTACTGGCCACCATGGTGGTCGGGCCACTGCTGTCCATGGTGAAGGAAAAGGCCTCCAGCTACCTCCTGGACCAGTACAAGGTGATGGAGGGGATGGAGGAGCAGCACAAGCTCCTGAAGCGCAAGCTGCCGGCCGTCCTGGACGTcatcgccgacgccgaggagcaGGCGGCAAAACACAGAGAAGGGGCGAAAGCTTGGCTGGAGGAGGTCCGGACGGTGGCCTACAAGGCGAATGATGTCCTCGACGAGTTCAAGTACGAGGCGCTTCGCCGCAAAGCCAAGGCGGAGGGCCACTACAAGGCGCTCGGCATGGATGTAATAAAGCTCTTCCCTTCTCACAACCGTTTTGTGTTCCGTTATAAGATGGCAAACAGGCTCTGCATGATCTTGCAAGAAATTGATGTCCTCATCGCAGAGATGAATGCATTCAGGTTCAAATTCAAACCGCAGCCGCAAATGCTCATGCAATGGAGGCAGACGGATGCTTGCATCCCCACTGAGTCTGTGGACATTGCCAGCAAATCAAGAGCTCAAGAGACGAAGGATCTTGTTCATCAATTGCTCGAGAGCAGTAAGGATCGATTGCTTGCTGGAGCCAGCAGTAAGGATCTCATGGTCCTTCCGATAGTCGGAATGGGGGGGTTGGGCAAGACCACCTTAGCACAGCTCGTTTACAATGACACTGAAATTAAGAAGCATTTCGAGTTGCGGCTCTGGGTGTGTGTCTCTGATGATTTTGATGTGGATTCCCTGGCTAACAAAATAGTGAAAGAGAATGGTTGTGAAGCAAGTGGAAGTTCATCAGCACTGGACAATCTTCAAAAGGCAGTGAGTGGGAAGAGGTACCTCCTCGTATTGGATGATGTGTGGAACCGTGATGAGCCCAGCAAGTGGGAAAGGTTGAAGTCCTACCTTCAGCATGGTGGCAGCGGTAGCTCAGTGCTGACAACAACTCGCGATGAAGCTGTTGCTAAACTAATGATGGGTACAACTGAAGGAGCCTATAAACTTGGAAGCTTGGATGAAGAGTCCTTAGGGAAAATTATCAAGGCAAGAGCATTCGGTTCAAAACAGCCTGGTGAACTAGTTAACATGGTTGGTAAAGTTGCCAAGAGATGTGCTGGTTCTCCTTTAGTTGCTACAGCATTGGGCTCTTTACTGGGTACCAAGACCAGCAAGCAAGAATGGGAGGATGTACTAAATGGAAGCACGATTTGTGATGAGGAAAATGGGATTTTACCAGTACTTAAACTAAGTTACaattgcttgccatcatacatGCGGCAATGCTTTGCTTTCTGTGCTATGTTTCCCAAGGATTATGAGATTGACGTGCAAATGCTAATCCACTTGTGGATGGCCAATGGTTTTATCCCAGAGCAATCAAAAGTGTGTCCTGAAACTTTTGGAGAAAGAATTTTCATTGAGCTCAAGTCAAGGTCATTTTTTCAGGATTTGAAGAATGTCCCATTTGATGACAAATATTCTATTTATAAAAATGGCAATAAGCACAGGTATTGTTCTAGAATTACTTGTAAGATCCATGACCTTATGCATGATGTTGCACAGTCTGCTATGGGAGAAGAATGTGCTGCAATAGCTACACACCCAAGTGAAAAAGAGGATGTTCTTCGTTCAGCTCGTCACTTGTATTTGTCAATCCGTCAACCACAAACTCTTCTGAATGCTTCCCAAGAGAAAGGATCTCCAGCTTTCCAAACACTGATTTGTGACGGATATGTAGGAGATTTGAAGATTTTATCAAAATACAACTCTATAAGAGCTTTAAAGATCGTGTGTGGTTCAATCTTAAGGCCGAAATATCTTCATCACCTGAGGTATCTTGATCTCTCAGAAAGTTTCTTTGAAGCACTTCCTGAAGACATTAGCATCCTATATCATCTGCAAACACTGAACCTTTCTTACTGTGACCGGCTTAAACGGCTTCCAAAGCAACTGAAGTATCTGACTGGCCTCCGTCACCTCTACACTCACGGATGTGGAAAGTTGAAAAGCATGCCCCCAGAGCTCGGACGCCTAACTTCCCTACAGACGCTTACATACTTTGTAGCAGGTGCCGATGGCTCTGGTTGCAGTAATTTGGGAGAGCTGCAGAATTCGGACCTTGGTGGTACACTGAAGCTAAGCAAGCTAGAAAATGTGACAGGAGCAGATGCACAAGCAGATGCAGAAGCAGCAGGtcttggaaaaaagaaaaaactgaccgaACTGGAGTTATGTTGGACCGATAGTGACCAGGAAGCACAGAATAATAATCATAAAGAGGTGGTGGAAGGTCTCAAACCTCATGATGAGTTGAAGGCTCTGAGGATAAATCACTGTGGGAGCAGAACTTTTCCAACGTGGATGAATACTTTGAAAGGCATGGTGAACCTGAAATTATTCCATTGCAAAAAGCTCGAAGAGCTTCCTGCACTCTGGGAGCTACCAGCTCTGCAAATTCTTGGCCTGGAGGGTTTGGAGAGTTTACATTGTTTGTGCAGCGGTGGTACTACACTCTGGGAGTTCACATTTCCAAAACTGAAGGTGCTTACCTTGTTAGAAATGGCAAAATTTGAGGCATGGTGGGAGACACATGAGGTACAAGGAGAAGAGCCGATATTTCCCAAGGTTGAGGAGCTGGAGATTAAGGAGTGTAAAAGTTTGACTGCATTACCAAAAGCAGCGTCGGTGATTACAGAATTGTCTGGCGGAGTTAACACTAAGTGCCGCTCTGCATTTCCAGCATTAAGGAAAATGACGCTAGGTGGGTTGAATATGTTTGAAAGATGGGAGGCAGGCGAAGGAACTCCAGGAGAAGAGGTAACATTTCCTCAGCTCGAGGAGCTGTCAATCTGGTCTTGTGGCAGCCTGAGTGCATTATCAAAAGGGCCATTATTGGCTAAGCAACCATTTGGCGGAGCTGAAACTGCAACCGTTtgtcattatattaagaagaaaatacCGTTTTGGTACAACGCACGCACACGGCCTACCAGCCGCTCTGCATTTCCAGCACTGAGAAAACTAAGATTATCTGATTTGTCGGCCCTTGAGAGGTGGGGGGCAGCCGAAGGAACTCCAGGAGAAGAGGTAACATTTCCTCTGCTGGAAGATTTGGAAATTCGTGGCTGCCCGAAGTTGACTGATCTACCTGAAGCACCCAATCTAAGTGAATTATCCATGAGAAAAGGTTGTTATCAGCAGCAAATATCCCTACAGGCAGCTAGCAGATTCATCCCTTCATTGTCCCGTCTGGGTCTGGATGTGTCACCCGATGACACAGAAACAACATTACTGAATGTCAAGAAGAAATTGAATGGTACACTCGCCTTGGCAGCTATGGGGTTAGGTCGGTGCGACCTTTTTTTCTCCTCCCGCTCAAGCGCACTGGCGCTATGGACATGTTTTGCACAGCTAGTAGATTTGGAGATTCGGTATTGCGATGCTCTTGTCTACTGGCCAGAAAACGTGTTCCAGGTCCTGGTATGCCTGAGGAACTTAAAGATTTCCAGATGCATCAAACTGACAGGATGCACACAAGCTTCTGATGAGCAATCTGCTCCAGCTTCACAACATGGTGGACTCCTGCCATGCCTGGAGTCTCTAGAGATAGAAAATTGTGAATCTTTGGTAGAGGTCCCCATCCTGCCGGCATCTCTCAAGAAATTATATATTCGCAGCTGCAGTAGTAATGTCGGGTCCATCGTATTTGGTCACCCGGAGGATACGAGATTGCTGAGTGCAGAAGGTGTTGTACGGCCGAAGACGTCATCATTAATTCCAGGGTGCAACAGCAGTGAGGCCACAGCGTCTACAGCTGTACTGAAGCTGTCATCTGCAGCCAACCATCACTTCCTTCCATTTCCATGCCTAGAATCTCTATATATAGATTATTGCAGTGGCTTGTCAGAGGTTGCCAATCTTCCTCCGTCTATCAAGACCTTGTACATTTGTGAGTGCGGCAAGCTTCAATCCTTTTCAGGAGACCTCCGGTTGCTGGAAGAACTCACGCTTTGTCGATGCAAAAGACTGGTATCCTTACCGGATGGGCCTCAAGCATACTCATCTCTTAGAGTTCTTCGGATAATACAGGATGGTATAAAGTTGCTTCCACCAAGCCTACATAGCCGTTTGGGTTACCTCGAGGTTAAAAGACTAGATGACCGTCACGAAG AACCAACCTGGAAACGTTCAATCAGGAAGCTGGTGTGCTCGAAATAG